One Acetoanaerobium noterae genomic region harbors:
- a CDS encoding radical SAM protein, with amino-acid sequence MRYEGTVYRPPSEARSLIVQVTIGCAHNRCTFCSMYKDKQFRIRELEEVFEDLESARLVYPKVKRVFLADGDALVLPTDKLIAILDKINELFPERERISAYATPQDIMRKSNEDLALLKEKGLLMLYMGIESGDDTILQKIDKGVASADMLEAGKKAKEAGLILSVTMISGLGGPRGSAAHAIGCARIVNEMQPEYASFLTLMLEEGTKLYEDYQSGEFLLLEPRAVLLELRLFIQNTNLKNCIFRANHASNYVALAGTLGADKQRLLNEIDTALKEDDFKPEYLRGL; translated from the coding sequence ATGAGATATGAAGGAACGGTATATAGGCCACCTAGCGAGGCGAGGAGCTTAATCGTACAGGTGACTATAGGATGTGCTCACAATAGATGTACATTTTGCAGTATGTATAAAGATAAGCAGTTTAGAATAAGAGAGCTAGAAGAAGTATTTGAGGATTTGGAATCTGCTAGATTAGTTTATCCTAAAGTAAAAAGGGTGTTTTTGGCAGATGGAGACGCTCTGGTACTTCCTACTGATAAGCTTATTGCTATTTTGGACAAAATAAATGAGCTTTTCCCTGAGCGCGAGAGGATAAGTGCCTATGCAACTCCGCAGGACATAATGAGAAAGAGTAATGAAGACCTAGCGCTATTAAAAGAAAAAGGTCTGCTAATGCTATACATGGGTATAGAATCAGGCGATGATACTATTTTGCAAAAGATAGATAAAGGGGTAGCCAGCGCCGACATGCTAGAAGCTGGAAAGAAAGCTAAAGAAGCTGGGCTTATTCTCTCTGTCACTATGATATCAGGACTAGGCGGCCCTAGAGGCTCGGCAGCTCATGCAATAGGATGTGCAAGGATAGTAAATGAAATGCAGCCAGAATATGCATCCTTTCTTACTCTTATGCTAGAGGAAGGTACAAAGCTCTATGAAGATTATCAAAGTGGAGAATTTTTACTTCTTGAGCCTAGAGCAGTTCTTTTAGAGCTTAGATTATTTATACAAAATACTAATCTTAAAAACTGCATATTCAGAGCTAACCATGCCTCTAATTACGTAGCTCTTGCAGGGACACTAGGCGCAGATAAACAAAGACTGTTAAATGAAATAGATACTGCCCTAAAGGAAGACGATTTTAAACCCGAGTATTTAAGAGGTCTGTAA
- a CDS encoding YbjQ family protein yields MILVNTDYITGKELEMLSLVKGSTIRSKHVGSDIMNSLKTLVGGELDSYTEMMNEARAIATKRMVEEAYNLGADAVVNIRYASSAVMQGAAEVIAYGTAVKFINK; encoded by the coding sequence ATGATATTAGTAAATACTGATTATATAACTGGCAAGGAACTAGAAATGCTTTCACTTGTAAAGGGCTCTACCATTAGGTCTAAGCATGTCGGAAGTGACATAATGAACAGCTTAAAGACTTTGGTTGGTGGAGAGCTGGATTCATATACTGAAATGATGAATGAAGCTAGAGCTATAGCAACAAAGAGAATGGTAGAAGAAGCATATAATCTGGGGGCTGATGCTGTTGTTAATATTAGATATGCATCAAGTGCAGTTATGCAAGGAGCTGCAGAGGTCATAGCCTATGGAACCGCAGTAAAATTCATCAATAAATAG
- a CDS encoding ABC-F family ATP-binding cassette domain-containing protein yields MISVTNLALRYGDKKLFEDVNLKFTPGNCYGVIGANGAGKTTFLKILSGEIDANAGEVHVAPNVRMSVLKQDHYRYDEHSVLDTVIMGNARLYEIMKEKDALYAKEDFTDEDGIKASELEGEFAEMDGWEAESDASSLLQGLGIGTDLHYSLLKDLEGSEKVKVLLAQALFGKPGILILDEPTNHLDIKAIKWLEEFLISFDGTVIVVSHDRHFLNNVCTHMADVDFGKIKLYVGNYDFWYESSQLALSLMKDQNKKKEEKIKQLQDFIARFSANASKSKQATSRKKMLDKINIEDIQPSTRRYPYVGFTMEREVGNDILMVENLSKSIDGVKILDNVSFTVRKGDKIAFLGESEIMVTTLFQILAGELEPDSGTVKWGVTITKSYFPKDNAKYFDGIKINLVDWLRQYSVEKAETYIRGFLGRMLFSGEEALKEVNVLSGGEKVRCMLSRMMLSSANVLILDQPTNHLDLESITAVNNGLKDFKSNVLFASHDHEFIQTIANRIIYLTETGAKDYMMTYDEYLDQI; encoded by the coding sequence TTGATTAGTGTAACTAACTTGGCTCTTCGCTATGGCGATAAAAAATTATTTGAAGATGTTAACCTAAAATTCACACCTGGTAACTGCTACGGTGTAATAGGCGCAAACGGTGCTGGAAAAACTACTTTCCTAAAAATCCTGTCTGGAGAAATAGATGCAAATGCAGGTGAGGTTCATGTAGCTCCTAACGTGCGTATGTCTGTACTAAAGCAGGATCACTACAGATATGACGAGCATAGTGTCCTTGACACAGTAATAATGGGAAATGCCCGCCTATATGAAATCATGAAAGAAAAAGATGCTCTCTATGCTAAGGAAGACTTCACAGATGAAGATGGAATCAAGGCTTCAGAATTAGAAGGCGAATTTGCAGAGATGGACGGCTGGGAAGCTGAATCTGATGCTTCTTCACTGCTTCAAGGTCTAGGCATAGGAACTGACCTTCACTACAGTCTGCTTAAGGATTTAGAGGGTAGCGAAAAAGTAAAGGTCCTGCTTGCTCAGGCTTTATTTGGCAAGCCTGGAATTTTGATTCTGGACGAGCCTACTAACCACCTTGACATCAAAGCTATAAAATGGCTTGAAGAGTTTTTAATCAGCTTTGACGGAACAGTTATAGTAGTATCGCACGACAGACACTTCCTTAACAACGTATGTACTCATATGGCTGATGTGGACTTTGGAAAAATCAAGCTTTATGTAGGAAACTACGATTTCTGGTATGAATCTAGTCAGCTAGCTCTTTCACTTATGAAGGACCAGAACAAGAAAAAAGAAGAAAAAATCAAACAGCTTCAAGACTTTATCGCGCGCTTTAGTGCCAATGCATCAAAGTCAAAGCAAGCTACATCAAGAAAGAAAATGCTTGATAAAATAAATATCGAAGATATCCAGCCTTCAACTAGAAGATACCCATACGTAGGCTTTACTATGGAAAGAGAAGTAGGAAACGACATCTTAATGGTAGAAAACCTATCAAAGAGTATAGATGGAGTAAAAATCCTAGACAATGTATCTTTTACAGTTAGAAAAGGCGATAAAATAGCATTTTTAGGCGAGAGTGAAATAATGGTAACGACTCTATTTCAAATCCTTGCTGGTGAGCTAGAGCCAGACAGCGGTACAGTAAAATGGGGCGTAACTATTACAAAATCATACTTCCCTAAGGATAATGCAAAATATTTTGATGGCATCAAGATAAACCTAGTTGACTGGTTAAGACAATACTCTGTAGAAAAAGCAGAAACTTATATCAGAGGCTTCTTAGGTAGAATGCTGTTTTCTGGAGAGGAAGCTCTAAAAGAAGTAAATGTACTTTCTGGAGGAGAAAAAGTTCGTTGCATGCTGTCTCGTATGATGCTAAGCAGTGCCAATGTACTAATCCTTGACCAGCCTACAAACCACTTAGACCTTGAGTCTATCACAGCTGTGAACAACGGCCTAAAGGATTTCAAGAGCAACGTATTATTTGCTTCTCACGACCACGAGTTCATCCAAACCATCGCAAACAGAATCATCTACTTGACTGAAACTGGAGCTAAGGACTACATGATGACTTACGACGAGTACTTAGACCAGATATAA
- a CDS encoding GNAT family N-acetyltransferase has protein sequence MQNLLLENDIVRVRASLESDIDYIMKTESDPSNSPYVFQWTYDQHKAAMENPDILHLLIEDKDTSEPAGYMIVAGVLSPHKSIELMRIAVSQKNKGFGRDSIKLLLAYAFDTLGANRVWLDVKEYNYSAQSLYKYLGFAQEGLLREAVFHNGKYDSIFIMAILKKDYLKQKKN, from the coding sequence GTGCAAAACCTACTATTAGAAAACGACATAGTAAGAGTCAGAGCTTCTTTAGAAAGCGATATAGACTACATTATGAAAACAGAGAGCGACCCTAGCAATTCCCCTTATGTATTTCAGTGGACCTATGACCAGCACAAGGCTGCTATGGAAAATCCAGATATCCTTCATCTATTAATAGAAGATAAAGATACAAGTGAGCCTGCTGGCTATATGATAGTGGCAGGAGTTCTCAGTCCTCATAAGAGCATAGAGCTAATGAGAATCGCAGTATCCCAAAAAAATAAAGGCTTCGGCCGTGACAGTATTAAACTGCTACTTGCCTATGCCTTTGATACACTAGGTGCTAATAGAGTATGGCTAGATGTCAAAGAATACAACTACTCTGCTCAAAGCCTTTATAAATACCTTGGCTTTGCTCAGGAGGGTCTTCTAAGAGAAGCTGTATTTCACAATGGAAAATACGACTCTATCTTCATCATGGCAATACTCAAAAAAGATTATTTAAAACAAAAGAAAAATTAG
- a CDS encoding bifunctional diguanylate cyclase/phosphodiesterase, with protein MKSIKSQILIYLVLVAVLIFSSLAYFSTKQLEKLNPYVEAQYLEIATARSDQISKELTGALEQVKMLSQSNVVQDMNKDEMMDFLTSVNLGDKYRNMSFSDIEGKGMNTKGVELDISEQEQFKEIILGDKDYWISDPFISPYIEENIPIITVSHVVKRDGVKVGLINAVFSTAFWDEVVGGIDVGKSGFSWILDDNGNIVAHPSRDISIHTKATHLIPNQEDIDKVIKDEKGTMIYTCPEGHKFMASFSNIKGSPGWTFIVSIPYEEAFSEISTIIAFFKRMTLVYFIIVAFILYLYARTLSKPIENLKKVFERAANGDLNVKADEKINNELGEAGKSFNAMLSHIKNLTYRDPVTGLYNFNSFMLELPYKMEGLRGEYGIASISIISIDDFKRINSISGYQTGNKVLETLSKRILNFKMPSEMVARYFGDEIIVFLWEADYESLENRIIKLWQLCGLPIDMNQHRFRLKTSIGTSIMSMEKGSYDEVIHEATMAKLKVKNSGGNGYEFYNEAISKMIKEEEELDDAISKALEKEEFYLVYQPIVDITTSEIISNEALLRWDNESYGRLPIPVVIEFAERKGYIEDIGFWILKEACRQNKAWQDEGLGLTAISVNISVHQLEKPDFVDKVKIALELSNLAPEYLELEITETTAMENVNEKLATMLKLKRLGVKISIDDFGTGYSSLSYFTKFPIDTLKIDKSFVRDMLEDSNAMTIIDTIINMAKAMDVAITAEGVETLEHMEKLKIMGCDKIQGYYISKPQKAYVLEQMLKKLP; from the coding sequence ATGAAGTCAATTAAATCTCAAATACTCATATATCTGGTACTAGTAGCAGTCTTGATTTTTTCAAGCCTAGCTTATTTTAGCACCAAACAACTTGAGAAACTGAACCCTTATGTTGAGGCTCAGTATCTGGAGATAGCTACTGCGCGCTCAGACCAAATAAGCAAGGAGCTTACTGGAGCCCTCGAGCAAGTTAAGATGTTAAGCCAGTCAAATGTAGTGCAAGATATGAATAAAGATGAAATGATGGACTTTCTTACAAGCGTAAATCTTGGGGACAAATATAGAAACATGAGCTTTTCTGATATAGAAGGAAAAGGGATGAACACCAAAGGTGTAGAGCTAGATATTTCTGAGCAGGAGCAGTTTAAGGAAATTATTTTGGGAGATAAGGATTACTGGATTTCTGATCCCTTTATCAGTCCGTACATAGAGGAAAATATCCCAATCATAACTGTATCTCATGTAGTAAAAAGAGATGGTGTAAAGGTAGGGCTTATTAATGCAGTTTTTTCTACGGCTTTTTGGGATGAAGTAGTAGGTGGTATAGACGTAGGGAAAAGCGGATTTTCATGGATTTTAGATGACAATGGAAATATAGTTGCTCACCCTTCTAGGGATATTAGCATACATACTAAAGCAACTCATTTAATTCCAAATCAAGAGGATATAGATAAAGTTATTAAGGATGAAAAGGGAACGATGATTTACACTTGTCCAGAGGGACATAAATTTATGGCTTCATTTTCAAATATAAAAGGCTCTCCTGGCTGGACATTTATAGTATCCATACCATATGAAGAAGCCTTTAGTGAAATAAGCACAATCATAGCATTTTTCAAGCGTATGACTCTTGTATATTTTATTATTGTTGCTTTTATTCTTTATCTTTATGCTAGAACATTATCAAAGCCTATCGAAAATCTTAAGAAGGTTTTTGAACGTGCGGCAAATGGAGATTTAAATGTAAAGGCGGATGAAAAAATTAATAATGAGCTAGGTGAAGCCGGAAAAAGCTTTAATGCGATGCTCTCTCATATAAAAAATCTCACATATAGAGATCCAGTTACTGGGCTTTATAATTTTAACAGCTTTATGCTAGAGCTTCCATACAAAATGGAAGGCTTAAGAGGGGAGTATGGAATAGCTTCTATTTCAATAATATCAATAGATGATTTTAAACGCATAAACAGTATAAGTGGATATCAAACTGGAAATAAAGTACTTGAAACTCTTTCGAAGAGAATACTCAACTTTAAGATGCCTTCTGAGATGGTGGCTAGGTATTTTGGCGACGAGATAATAGTATTTTTATGGGAAGCAGATTATGAAAGCTTAGAAAACAGGATAATCAAGCTCTGGCAGCTATGTGGTCTTCCTATAGATATGAATCAGCACAGATTCAGACTTAAAACTAGTATAGGAACCAGCATAATGTCTATGGAAAAAGGCAGCTACGATGAGGTAATTCACGAAGCTACCATGGCAAAGCTAAAGGTAAAAAATTCTGGTGGAAACGGATATGAATTTTATAATGAAGCCATCAGCAAGATGATTAAAGAAGAGGAAGAGCTAGATGATGCAATTTCAAAGGCTCTTGAAAAAGAGGAGTTCTACCTTGTTTATCAGCCTATAGTAGATATAACAACAAGTGAAATAATATCAAATGAGGCACTTCTTAGATGGGATAATGAAAGCTATGGCAGACTTCCTATACCTGTAGTTATTGAATTTGCTGAGAGAAAAGGCTATATAGAGGATATAGGATTTTGGATTCTAAAGGAAGCTTGTAGGCAAAATAAAGCTTGGCAGGACGAAGGACTTGGACTTACTGCTATTTCTGTAAATATATCAGTTCACCAGCTAGAAAAGCCGGACTTTGTGGACAAGGTAAAAATCGCTCTGGAGCTTTCTAATTTAGCTCCTGAGTATTTAGAGCTTGAGATAACAGAAACTACGGCTATGGAAAATGTAAACGAAAAGCTAGCAACTATGTTAAAATTAAAAAGACTAGGAGTAAAGATTTCAATAGACGATTTTGGAACGGGTTATTCTTCACTTTCTTACTTTACAAAATTTCCTATCGATACCTTGAAAATAGACAAGAGCTTTGTAAGAGATATGCTAGAGGATAGTAATGCGATGACTATCATAGATACAATAATAAATATGGCAAAGGCTATGGACGTTGCAATAACAGCTGAAGGAGTAGAGACACTAGAGCATATGGAAAAACTTAAAATCATGGGCTGCGATAAAATTCAGGGGTATTACATCAGTAAACCTCAGAAGGCATATGTATTAGAACAAATGCTTAAAAAATTACCTTAA
- a CDS encoding DEAD/DEAH box helicase, whose product MKKDFIELGITNELSERLLQLRIDTPTQVQVKSIPYILEGRDVIAQAQTGTGKTLAFLLPILEKIDVDSEDTQALIISPTRELAIQISEEAQKLISVKGINILSAYGGQDVEKQLNKLKKNIPLVVGTPGRILDLIRRESLDLSKLKMLVLDEADQMLHMGFLDEVDAIFSYTPSEKQVMCFSATFNKEVKKLARTYMNEPHYVSVKGQNVTLDEIDQIIVHTTDRKKQEALCEMIDTQQPFMAIVFCRTKRRVTALYEDLSQKGYNCDQLHGDLSQAKREKVMKDFRNAKIQLLIATDVAARGIDVDGITHIYNYDMVLDTDTYIHRIGRTGRAGEKGTAVTFVTPKHNASLEKLEGDIKADVKKIEMHKAVKHEDSKAKPKAKKKPSFDDFLKKNSKKNSRHKGRAPKR is encoded by the coding sequence ATGAAGAAAGATTTTATAGAATTAGGGATTACAAATGAACTTAGCGAAAGACTTTTACAGCTTAGAATAGATACGCCTACTCAGGTACAGGTCAAATCCATTCCATATATATTAGAGGGAAGGGACGTAATAGCTCAGGCTCAAACTGGAACGGGAAAAACCCTTGCTTTTTTACTTCCGATATTGGAAAAAATCGATGTGGACTCAGAGGATACTCAGGCACTTATTATTTCGCCAACTAGAGAGCTTGCAATCCAAATCAGTGAAGAGGCTCAAAAGCTGATATCCGTAAAAGGCATCAATATCCTATCTGCCTATGGTGGACAGGATGTAGAAAAGCAGCTTAACAAATTAAAGAAAAATATTCCACTTGTTGTGGGCACACCAGGAAGAATCCTTGATTTAATTAGAAGAGAAAGTCTAGACCTTAGCAAGCTAAAGATGCTGGTACTAGATGAGGCTGACCAGATGCTTCACATGGGATTTTTGGATGAAGTGGATGCGATATTTTCTTACACTCCATCAGAAAAACAAGTGATGTGCTTTTCAGCTACCTTTAATAAAGAAGTAAAAAAATTAGCCAGGACTTATATGAATGAGCCTCATTATGTGAGTGTAAAAGGACAAAATGTAACGCTTGACGAGATAGATCAGATTATAGTCCACACTACGGACAGAAAAAAGCAAGAAGCTCTATGTGAGATGATTGATACTCAGCAGCCATTTATGGCAATAGTTTTCTGCCGTACTAAAAGAAGAGTAACTGCTCTTTATGAAGACCTTTCTCAAAAAGGCTATAACTGTGACCAGCTTCACGGAGATTTAAGCCAAGCTAAGCGTGAAAAGGTCATGAAGGATTTTAGAAACGCCAAGATTCAGCTTCTTATAGCTACAGATGTTGCGGCTAGAGGAATAGATGTAGATGGAATCACTCATATCTACAACTACGATATGGTACTTGATACTGACACCTACATCCACAGAATAGGAAGAACAGGAAGGGCTGGAGAAAAGGGCACAGCAGTGACCTTTGTAACGCCAAAGCACAATGCATCACTTGAAAAGCTAGAAGGGGATATCAAGGCAGATGTAAAAAAGATAGAAATGCATAAGGCAGTAAAGCATGAGGATAGTAAAGCAAAGCCTAAGGCAAAGAAAAAGCCATCATTTGATGACTTTTTAAAGAAGAATTCAAAGAAAAATTCAAGACATAAAGGAAGAGCTCCTAAAAGATAA
- the mgtE gene encoding magnesium transporter, with the protein MEDKNQILEFILESPFETILEQIDEIHPVDFLEALGEFDDDPLIILEKLPDEYVALLLDYAEDDEKFNLLSLFSKNRQAQIISEMSSDELVDLLGTLDEDEQNEIITNMNTEEVEEVKTLLSYDPESAGGIMATEFISIKETDTVNETINYLRTMAPDSETPYYIYVVDDLDVLKGVVPLRQIIVSTPDTLIKDIMIENIISAPVDMDQEEVSHIFEKYGFMAIPVVDHNGEILGIITVDDVMEIMKEEYTEDMFRLAGLDEEEKVAGTVIGAIKSRLPWLLVNLVTATLAAKTVSLFENTIAQIVALATFMPMVAGMGGNAGSQTLTLIIRGIAIGEISYENQADILKKEIAIGIINGLCLGLVVGVLGYFWVGSLVFGFVIGTAMLLNLIVATISGYLVPILLKKVGIDPALASAVFVTTVTDVLGFFFFLGLATIMLQYLI; encoded by the coding sequence GTGGAGGATAAAAATCAAATACTGGAGTTCATCTTAGAAAGTCCATTTGAAACTATATTGGAACAAATAGACGAAATCCATCCCGTAGATTTTCTAGAAGCATTAGGAGAATTTGACGATGATCCACTCATAATACTAGAAAAGCTTCCAGACGAATATGTAGCCTTACTGCTAGATTATGCAGAGGACGATGAAAAATTCAATTTGCTTTCTCTATTTTCTAAAAATAGACAAGCTCAGATTATATCTGAAATGTCTTCAGATGAGCTAGTCGACTTACTTGGAACCCTAGATGAAGATGAGCAAAATGAAATAATCACTAATATGAACACTGAGGAAGTGGAGGAAGTAAAAACCCTTCTATCCTATGACCCCGAGTCTGCCGGCGGTATCATGGCTACAGAGTTCATATCCATAAAAGAAACAGATACAGTAAATGAAACCATAAACTACCTTAGAACTATGGCTCCCGATTCAGAAACTCCATATTATATTTATGTAGTTGATGACCTAGATGTACTAAAAGGGGTAGTGCCTCTAAGACAAATCATAGTATCTACTCCAGACACTCTCATAAAAGATATTATGATAGAAAATATCATAAGTGCTCCTGTAGATATGGATCAGGAAGAAGTCAGCCATATATTTGAAAAATACGGCTTTATGGCTATTCCTGTAGTAGACCATAATGGAGAAATCCTAGGTATAATAACAGTCGATGACGTAATGGAAATAATGAAAGAAGAGTATACAGAGGATATGTTCAGACTTGCTGGACTAGATGAAGAGGAAAAAGTAGCTGGTACCGTCATAGGAGCTATCAAATCTCGTCTCCCATGGCTTTTAGTAAACCTCGTAACAGCTACCCTAGCTGCTAAAACCGTAAGTCTTTTCGAAAATACTATCGCTCAGATAGTAGCTCTTGCTACCTTCATGCCTATGGTTGCAGGTATGGGAGGAAACGCAGGCTCTCAGACACTTACATTAATCATAAGAGGTATTGCCATAGGGGAAATTAGCTATGAAAATCAAGCTGATATCTTAAAAAAAGAAATAGCTATAGGAATCATAAATGGACTTTGTCTTGGATTAGTAGTTGGAGTACTGGGATATTTCTGGGTAGGCAGTCTTGTCTTTGGCTTTGTAATCGGAACTGCAATGCTACTTAACCTCATAGTAGCTACTATATCTGGATACCTAGTTCCAATTCTGCTAAAAAAAGTAGGCATAGACCCTGCTCTAGCCTCTGCTGTATTTGTAACTACTGTAACTGATGTTCTAGGCTTTTTCTTTTTCCTAGGACTTGCAACAATAATGCTTCAATACTTGATATAA
- a CDS encoding sensor domain-containing diguanylate cyclase, whose translation MIKNLGKRKLSIKQEVFYLGVVFSLVTLLLFGGILCTSIYYMQVNHAKQALHDSNYHMAMIAKNQSRAISNTLQVLSNNPDVRTAGLSDDEALVSKVRSLYRDYYNSDKNIMYIYSGYENGRIIIDNWASPPEFDPRERPWYKHATDIKENKVVLGRAYQDASTKQWLVSSSTPLYGMDGEFVGVLSIDRTVENMSSIINEKNLYKSQYSFIIDGYGKILVHPNQNMIQKTFSYFGAEVPSLSGEINFDEGGEPSWAFYSALGDSEWYLVTIVNKHEVLLPLYQTIFILAVISIIIALMLGAFQSRVLNTRLGRPLIVLGNRIRKISNGENLEKLKYYHSNHEIVEIAQNIEKLASIAVKDKEEKLKTILFSVADGVIATDRKGIVEFVNPVAKAHINRLEDRIVGRKIEEIFDIYSETDNCKVAVGLPKSWSENQYYNKEYYAKMRTQSGAEIPIEYSISPIKDSKSKITGMVIVFRDYTVKKKKQEKIEYMSYHDPLTGIYNRRYFDEQIIELDKEENLPLTIIYADINGLKLANDLKGHATGDKLIKLAASSIKKELRTNDIFSRIGGDEFGIVLPQTGAEAAGLLIERIRASLEDKKVEGISLSISFGYATKYKPEEKISSIITDSDSNMYSNKITESAIFKKNTIIDFRNALENKHSMTLEDKLRTKKICDVAMIEMGIKGDE comes from the coding sequence GTGATTAAGAATTTAGGTAAAAGAAAGCTTTCTATAAAGCAAGAGGTTTTTTATCTTGGCGTTGTTTTTTCACTGGTTACCTTACTTTTGTTTGGTGGCATACTTTGCACGAGCATTTATTACATGCAAGTAAATCATGCAAAGCAAGCACTTCACGATTCAAACTACCATATGGCTATGATAGCTAAAAATCAAAGCAGAGCCATATCAAATACACTTCAGGTGCTTTCAAACAATCCAGATGTAAGAACTGCTGGCTTAAGTGATGACGAAGCTTTAGTTTCAAAGGTGCGCTCACTTTATAGAGATTACTATAATTCAGATAAGAATATAATGTACATTTACTCTGGCTACGAAAATGGCAGGATAATCATAGATAACTGGGCATCACCACCAGAGTTTGATCCTAGAGAGAGACCTTGGTACAAACATGCAACGGATATAAAAGAAAATAAAGTAGTTCTAGGAAGAGCTTATCAAGATGCAAGCACTAAGCAGTGGCTTGTTTCTTCGAGTACTCCGCTGTATGGTATGGACGGAGAGTTTGTAGGCGTGCTTTCTATTGATAGAACAGTTGAAAATATGAGCAGTATTATAAATGAAAAAAATCTATACAAAAGCCAATATAGCTTTATTATAGATGGATATGGGAAAATCTTAGTTCACCCTAATCAAAATATGATTCAAAAGACTTTTTCATATTTTGGAGCTGAAGTGCCGTCGCTTAGTGGAGAAATCAACTTTGATGAGGGCGGAGAACCGTCATGGGCTTTTTACAGCGCTTTAGGAGACAGCGAATGGTATTTAGTTACCATAGTAAACAAGCACGAGGTACTGCTTCCTCTATATCAGACTATATTTATTCTAGCTGTGATTAGCATTATCATTGCACTGATGTTGGGAGCTTTTCAAAGTAGAGTTCTAAATACTAGACTTGGAAGGCCGCTTATAGTGCTAGGAAACAGAATAAGAAAGATATCAAATGGAGAGAATCTAGAAAAGCTCAAATATTATCATTCAAATCATGAGATAGTTGAGATAGCACAAAACATTGAAAAGCTAGCAAGCATTGCTGTTAAGGACAAGGAAGAAAAGCTGAAAACCATACTATTTTCAGTTGCAGATGGAGTAATAGCAACGGATAGAAAAGGGATAGTCGAGTTTGTAAATCCGGTAGCAAAGGCACATATAAATAGATTGGAAGATAGGATTGTAGGCAGAAAAATAGAAGAGATTTTCGACATATATAGTGAAACTGATAACTGCAAGGTGGCTGTAGGGCTTCCTAAATCATGGAGCGAAAATCAATATTACAATAAGGAATACTATGCCAAAATGAGAACTCAAAGTGGAGCAGAGATTCCAATAGAGTACAGCATTTCGCCTATTAAGGATTCGAAATCCAAAATAACGGGTATGGTTATAGTGTTTAGGGACTATACAGTGAAGAAGAAAAAACAGGAAAAGATAGAGTATATGAGCTATCATGATCCACTTACTGGCATCTATAACAGAAGATATTTTGATGAACAGATAATTGAGCTAGACAAAGAGGAGAATCTTCCACTTACCATAATATATGCTGATATAAATGGACTTAAGCTTGCCAATGATTTAAAAGGCCACGCAACTGGAGACAAGCTAATAAAGCTTGCTGCGAGCAGTATAAAAAAAGAGCTAAGAACAAATGATATTTTCTCTAGAATAGGAGGAGATGAGTTTGGAATAGTTCTTCCTCAAACTGGTGCTGAGGCTGCTGGACTTTTGATAGAGAGAATAAGAGCAAGTCTAGAGGATAAAAAGGTTGAAGGAATCTCCCTTTCCATATCCTTTGGCTATGCTACAAAATATAAGCCAGAGGAGAAGATAAGCAGTATAATTACTGATTCAGACAGCAATATGTACAGTAATAAAATAACAGAAAGTGCAATCTTTAAGAAAAATACTATAATAGATTTTAGAAATGCCCTAGAAAATAAGCATTCAATGACACTTGAGGATAAGCTTAGAACAAAGAAAATTTGTGATGTAGCTATGATTGAAATGGGTATTAAAGGAGATGAGTAG